AAGATTACCATATCCGAACGGTCGATTGCCATTTTTGCATATTCTAAAAGTCTGTCATGGTTATCCCCCACAACGCCCTGATAATACACATTGATGCCTAAAGCAGAAAGCTCCTGTGAAAGGTACTGCGCATCGGTATTTAAAATGTCGCCCAAAAGAATTTCGGTGCCGACGGCTATAAGCTCACAAACCACTTATGCATCCACTCCTTCGATATACATGGTTTCGGTTTCCGCAATACATTTTTCAATAATGGCAGGAATATCCAGTGCTTCCTCCGCATATTCCACAAATTTCAACACCGGCTTTGTTTTGGGGTGCTTGGGTACAAATACCGTACAGCAATCCTCATAAGGCAAAACCGAGGTTTCGAGTGTACCGATTTTTCTTGCAATTTCAATAATTTCGTTTTTGTCCATACCAATTAACGGACGCATAACGGGCATGGATGTAGCGCAATCTGTAACGCTTAAGCTTTCTAAGGTCTGGCTTGCCACCTGACCGATGCTCTCACCCGTAATGAGTGCCGCGCTCTTGCCCATTTGTGCAATTTTTTCGGTGACCATCATCATCACTCTGCGCATAATAATGGTCAGCAAATCCTCAGGACATTTTTCATAAATTTCAAGCTGCGGCTCGGTAAAGGGTACGATATGCAAGGTAAAGGGACCTGAATATTGTGCTACAATTTTTGCAAGCTCGATGACCTTTTCCTTTGCACGCTCTGAGGTGTACGGAGGCGAGAAGAAATGCACCGCTTCTAATGCCACACCTCGCTTGGTTACCATATAGCCTGCAACGGGGCTGTCAATACCGCCCGACAAAAGCAGAGTTGCTTTGCCGTTGCTTCCCACCGGCATTCCGCCTGCACCCTTAAT
This DNA window, taken from Clostridia bacterium, encodes the following:
- the thiI gene encoding tRNA 4-thiouridine(8) synthase ThiI encodes the protein MKEILLLKLGEIVLKGLNRRAFEDRLMKNAKAALKCAGEFDMKKGQSTILITPKENFDINRAIEAAGKVFGIASVVPAAPCEKTFEAICETAVAYLGDQLKNAKTFKCEAKRADKKFPMQSPELCRDLGGYILSKFPHLKVDVKNPELTVTAEVRDFAAYVHGGRIKGAGGMPVGSNGKATLLLSGGIDSPVAGYMVTKRGVALEAVHFFSPPYTSERAKEKVIELAKIVAQYSGPFTLHIVPFTEPQLEIYEKCPEDLLTIIMRRVMMMVTEKIAQMGKSAALITGESIGQVASQTLESLSVTDCATSMPVMRPLIGMDKNEIIEIARKIGTLETSVLPYEDCCTVFVPKHPKTKPVLKFVEYAEEALDIPAIIEKCIAETETMYIEGVDA